From the Planifilum fimeticola genome, the window GGGACGGTGTCGACTTTGAGCGGACGGTGATCCGGTCCTTCTTCGTAGCGGACGGAAACGACCTGAAACGGATCCGATAAATCAGATTGAGGTACAGCCCCGGAAAATCGCCGCGTTAGGATGTATCCCGGCAAAAGGCTTCAGGGGCCCATCCGGTGCCGAAGGGGGGGCCGGTTCGTTTCGTTGTGATAACCCACGCTTTTTCCACAGGATTTTAGAGGTATCGGCCGTTTCCCAATGGGTCAAAATGAGGAGTGAACGGGAGGAATGACCCATGACGGAATGGCCCTTTTTTTCCATCCTGGAATGGCAAATCATGACCGGAATCACCGTGTTTTCCACTTTGCTCAGCTGGTGGAAGAAGAGGCGGTGGATGCAAATCCTCTCCCTCGCCTGCGTTTCCGTGCTGATCCTCTCCGTTTCCTTCCGGGAACCGGTCAGCCCGGGGATCCTTTTGCCGGGAATTTTTCTAGGTTCCTTCACCCTGTTGTACATGGCCAAAAAAATCCTGGAACCTGCGGAAAAGCGTTGACCCCGTCCTCGGACGGGTTTTTTGCTGTTCAAGGGCATTTGATTCGATAAAATGGAATACGGAAAAATCGGGGAGGGGTGGAAGTGTGGAAGGATCCGTCGCCTGGGTGACAGGGGGCATTCGCGGTTTGGGTGCCCAAGTGGTAAAGGTGTTGGCCGAGTCGGGATTTCACGTCGCCGTCAATTACCGCAGCAGCCGGAAGGCGGCGGAGCGACTGGCCGGCGAAGTTCGCGCGTTGGGAAGAGAGATCCTCGTTCTTCAGGGGGATGTCGGTCGCCTGGAGGATGTCAGAAGGATGGCAAAGGAGATCCGGGAGAGATGGGACCGGGTGGATGTGCTCGTATGCACGGCGGGGCCCTTTTTGTTCCGGCGGATTCCGGCGGTGGAACTGACGGATCGGCAGTGGCGGGAGATGATCGACGGCAACTTGTCAGGTGTTTTCTACTGCGTTCGGGAAGTGATCCCCTTGATGCGACGCCGCCGATTCGGTCGAATTATCACCTTCGGATTTCCCGAGGCGGAGCACGCTCCCCCGTGGGCCGGCTTTTCCGCCTATGCGGCTGCCAAAGCGGGGTTGGTCTCCTTCACCCGCACCTTGGCGGAGGAAGAGGCGCCGCACGGGATCACCGTCAACATGATCAGCCCCGGGGACATTCGGGACCCCTACAAGGAAGCCCCCATCGGAGCCGCCCGCGGGAAAAGGGATGACCGCAACCCTGTCGGCAGGCCGGGAACCGGCGGGGATATCGCCAGGGTGGTCCGCTTCCTGGTGGATCCCGATGCCGATTTCATTACCGGGGCGGTCATTCCCGTCACCGGCGGTTTCGACAACCGCAACTTCCGGCTGCCGGGAGGAGATTGAATATGGAAAACGATCCCATCGGATGCCGGAGGGAGCCAGGGGGGCGAAGCTTCCGGGCGCTCCCCCT encodes:
- a CDS encoding SDR family oxidoreductase, which produces MEGSVAWVTGGIRGLGAQVVKVLAESGFHVAVNYRSSRKAAERLAGEVRALGREILVLQGDVGRLEDVRRMAKEIRERWDRVDVLVCTAGPFLFRRIPAVELTDRQWREMIDGNLSGVFYCVREVIPLMRRRRFGRIITFGFPEAEHAPPWAGFSAYAAAKAGLVSFTRTLAEEEAPHGITVNMISPGDIRDPYKEAPIGAARGKRDDRNPVGRPGTGGDIARVVRFLVDPDADFITGAVIPVTGGFDNRNFRLPGGD